In Candidatus Nitronauta litoralis, one DNA window encodes the following:
- a CDS encoding FecR domain-containing protein, translating to MYELPIKNSLKRQRLPLGKLLGTFFVAAFLAFPVYSLGQKEEVTRMEFIRLMAKEQSTSKMVPQNAARLSDDELYKQVTQNLKKNGFNILDSKKPDQPLSRQEFVRLTYAFSGQPAGKSLFDQKQYLKDAHIISTADVGLTTGLQGRAVQYRDEVEGYSSSELAGPVFMQDRVETDLDSMITFTFDDGSTMSLGEDAVVNITEHIYDPDKDFRKTIVNVALGAVRFKVTKGKAEGSIFKVLTPVATAGVRGTEFVTIVEPGGNTKFIGIEGLIETFSRLPNGKEGKHEMVSAGTMNSISENGASSGVQKADAATLNNVIQQTSPDQTLTEQPGMTLAKAMQATGADLKAANILANDVVQSAASDAATQSAATEAAKDAAQMAAKDAAQIAAIGAAQIAAIEAAKEAAIQAAKDSIKASTKDVIKTTANTFGGIADPGGNPSTVSATGQSIGEVVGGLSQSSAGVVSGGIGGGIGAGGGVSLPGIGGGGGISLPGIGGGGGISLPGIGGGGGIGGGGCLIPPC from the coding sequence ATGTATGAATTACCCATAAAAAACTCGTTGAAAAGACAGCGACTTCCCTTAGGTAAATTGCTTGGGACTTTTTTTGTTGCCGCGTTTCTCGCATTTCCCGTTTACTCCCTGGGGCAAAAAGAAGAAGTGACTCGCATGGAGTTTATCCGGCTCATGGCCAAGGAGCAAAGCACCAGTAAAATGGTCCCCCAAAATGCGGCCAGGCTCTCAGATGACGAATTGTACAAACAGGTGACGCAAAACCTTAAGAAGAATGGATTTAATATTCTCGACAGTAAGAAGCCGGACCAGCCTTTAAGCCGACAGGAATTTGTCCGCCTCACCTATGCATTTTCGGGTCAACCCGCAGGGAAGTCCCTTTTCGACCAAAAACAATATTTAAAAGATGCTCACATCATCAGCACTGCTGATGTGGGCCTCACCACCGGATTGCAAGGACGTGCCGTTCAATACCGCGATGAGGTAGAGGGCTATTCTTCATCCGAACTGGCCGGACCGGTTTTTATGCAGGACCGGGTGGAAACGGATCTCGATTCCATGATCACCTTTACCTTTGACGATGGCAGCACCATGTCACTGGGTGAAGATGCGGTGGTCAACATTACAGAGCACATTTACGATCCAGATAAAGATTTTCGCAAGACCATCGTGAATGTGGCTTTAGGTGCGGTTCGCTTTAAAGTCACCAAAGGTAAAGCCGAGGGATCCATATTCAAGGTGCTGACCCCGGTCGCCACTGCGGGTGTCAGGGGTACCGAGTTTGTGACTATCGTTGAACCCGGTGGCAACACAAAGTTTATCGGGATTGAAGGCCTGATCGAAACATTTTCCCGACTTCCCAATGGCAAGGAAGGCAAACACGAAATGGTTTCTGCAGGAACCATGAACAGTATTTCTGAAAACGGTGCTTCTTCGGGGGTGCAGAAAGCAGATGCCGCCACGTTAAACAATGTAATCCAGCAAACAAGTCCCGATCAAACATTGACTGAACAACCCGGAATGACCCTGGCAAAAGCCATGCAAGCAACAGGAGCAGACCTTAAAGCGGCAAACATCCTAGCCAATGATGTAGTGCAATCAGCAGCGAGCGATGCTGCAACGCAATCCGCAGCGACCGAGGCCGCAAAAGATGCTGCACAGATGGCCGCAAAAGATGCTGCACAGATTGCTGCAATAGGTGCTGCCCAGATTGCTGCAATAGAGGCAGCTAAAGAGGCCGCCATACAGGCCGCAAAAGATTCAATAAAAGCTTCTACAAAAGATGTGATCAAAACAACCGCAAACACTTTTGGAGGAATCGCCGATCCTGGTGGCAACCCGAGCACTGTGAGTGCAACAGGCCAATCAATTGGGGAGGTTGTAGGAGGCTTGAGTCAATCCAGCGCCGGTGTTGTTAGCGGCGGAATCGGTGGAGGGATTGGTGCTGGAGGTGGAGTTTCCCTACCGGGAATTGGAGGTGGCGGTGGAATTTCCCTGCCGGGAATTGGCGGTGGTGGTGGAATTTCCCTACCGGGAATTGGCGGTGGCGGTGGAATTGGCGGTGGGGGTTGTTTAATCCCGCCCTGTTAA